The stretch of DNA TCCAGCAGCAGGTGGATCTCTTCAATTGGCCCCTCGCGTCTGCTCTCGCCGTGGTACTACTCGCCGCGGCTTTGCTGATATTCGCCATCTTTGTGCGAACGCTGGGCGTCGAGCAGGCCTTTGGGCGGGCGCGGACATGACGCAGAAATGTCATGCGCAAAGCGCTTTGAAACGCCCGCGCGCGGTGGGCATCTGGCTCGGAACGATCGCCGCACTCGTACTGTTCTACCTCATTTTCCCGATACTGGTCATCGTGCCGCTGTCATTCTCCTCGGCGAAGTATCTGAGCTTTCCTCCCCCCGGCTTCAGCCTTCAGTGGTACCAAAACTTTTTCGGCCGCTCCGACTGGCTCGACGCCGCGAGGCTGAGCATCTGGATCGGCCTCATCGTCATGATTCTGGCGACTGGCCTCGGCACGCCGGCCGCGCTCGGACTGGTGCGCGGCCGCTTCCCGGGCAAGAAGCTGATCAACGCATTCATCATCTCGCCCCTCATCGCGCCCGTCATTATCGTGGCGATCGGCGTCTATTTCTTCTATGCGCTGCTGGGGCTGGTCGGAAGTCCCTTTGCGCTGATTCTGGTGCACACCTGTCTGGCGGTTCCCTTCGTCGTCATCAATGTCTCCGCGACGCTGCAAGGTTTCGACGAGCGACTGGAATATGCGGCGATGAGCCTTGGGGCGACGCCGTGGCGCACCTTCTGGCAGGTGACGCTCCCGATCATTCGCCCCGGTGTGATGGCGGGAGCGTTGTTCGCGTTCATCTCGTCGTTCGACGAGCTGATCGTGGCGCTGTTCGTCTCCGGAACGACCGCCGTGACGCTGCCGCGCAAGATGTGGCAGAGCATCCGTTTCGAGATTGACCCCACGATCGCCGCGGTCTCGACGATCTTGATCGTCTTCACAACGGCGCTGTTCCTGGCCGCGGAGCTTATCCGCAGGCGGTCGGAGCGCATGCGAACGTCGACAGCCGCCATCGCCGCGGAGTAGCACGATGAAAGGGCTGGCCGTAGCCATGTCGCTGGCGGGCTGCCGAAGGGGTTGCAGCGCTTGACGAGGAGGACGGTCTGTTTGCAAGCGGCCATGTTCCCGCCGCATTCAATTGAACCGCGCCCCGATGAGATTTCGGATGGCGCGGATCTGGTGGTA from Rhizobiales bacterium GAS188 encodes:
- a CDS encoding putative spermidine/putrescine transport system permease protein, which produces MTQKCHAQSALKRPRAVGIWLGTIAALVLFYLIFPILVIVPLSFSSAKYLSFPPPGFSLQWYQNFFGRSDWLDAARLSIWIGLIVMILATGLGTPAALGLVRGRFPGKKLINAFIISPLIAPVIIVAIGVYFFYALLGLVGSPFALILVHTCLAVPFVVINVSATLQGFDERLEYAAMSLGATPWRTFWQVTLPIIRPGVMAGALFAFISSFDELIVALFVSGTTAVTLPRKMWQSIRFEIDPTIAAVSTILIVFTTALFLAAELIRRRSERMRTSTAAIAAE